A stretch of DNA from Triticum dicoccoides isolate Atlit2015 ecotype Zavitan chromosome 2A, WEW_v2.0, whole genome shotgun sequence:
CAAGTTGCCCACCTCACAAACTGAAGTACTGAACCAATCAACCAATTTGCCTGCGTTATTGCCTCATTCGTCAAGAACAAATCACCGCCCTAAATTATCAGATTCTGTAACCAAACACGCACACAAGAAATCAACGAATCGGATTATCAATTATGTAACCAAATACGCAGCTATATTGCCCCCAAACCAGTTCCAAGCTCCACACTAGTAGCACTAGTACTGTTTATCAACAACCCAACCATCGAACGATGAACCAAGGAGGAAGAAGCACACAGCCGCCATGTCATTTCCAGCAGCACACGGATCATCATCAGATCCTGCGAACGGACGACTGCGAGCCAACCCTCCTGCCCTTGGCCGCGGagggcttggcggcggtggcgcaggacgacgcggcggagggcttcttcatctCCTTGCTGCTCCTCAGCGAGGACCTCATGGCGCTCAGGCCGCCGCCGGCCCTGTAGCTCTGCGAGaactctgctgctgctgcggccGGCATCGACCTCCTCACCGCGGACTCGGGGGCCCCGGCCGCCTTCTTGGCGCCCCGCCGCTTGGACAGCTCCACGGCCACGCAAGGGTCCTCGGCCATGGcccccgcctcctcctcgccggcggcgtACCAGCCGTGCTTGCGCTTGAGCCGCTCGTTGCGCCGCGCCGAGTAGAGGTCGTAGAGCCTGCCCCTCTCGAACAGCGGGCTGGTCGGCGCCACCGCCGCTGCCCAGTCGTCCGTGCTCGCGTCGGCGAGGTTGAAAGGCaccgcctcgtcgccgtcgtcggcgtcttgGAAGTGGAGGTTCTCCTTCCCCGCAGCTCTTGTCGCAGCGGCGAAGTCCGGCTTCGGGCGCGGGCTGGTCTCGAGGTAGGAGGAgtaggacgacggcggcggcagagCGCAGATGGACGAGCGCATCGGCGTCTGAGTTTTCTTGCTAAATCCTGCACAGCGGACGGATCCGTACAGCGAGAACAAATCAGTGAGAATTCAAAACTTTAAGATTCTACGGTTGTACAAAAAAGGCAGAACTGAATCGTGCATTTATCATCAGAAGAGAAACAGAAATCGTTTCTGAACTAGGGGGGATTTCTGAACAGATCTGGGACGGAAACAATCTGGTCGCTGATCGAGACCGTAAATAAACCGAGATGAAATGACAGGATCGTGACGCATCGAACAGCAGGATCGAAACGCGAACAGGAGGAACCCCACCAAAGAAAGATCAAAGAGAAACGGAGCAAAACCAAAAAAACTCGACGCGGGGATCCGAGCAGAGCGACGTCG
This window harbors:
- the LOC119354044 gene encoding uncharacterized protein LOC119354044 translates to MDRRPPLAVSPRRLRPRPSHAAAGRPPLASSVHIPSPGFSKKTQTPMRSSICALPPPSSYSSYLETSPRPKPDFAAATRAAGKENLHFQDADDGDEAVPFNLADASTDDWAAAVAPTSPLFERGRLYDLYSARRNERLKRKHGWYAAGEEEAGAMAEDPCVAVELSKRRGAKKAAGAPESAVRRSMPAAAAAEFSQSYRAGGGLSAMRSSLRSSKEMKKPSAASSCATAAKPSAAKGRRVGSQSSVRRI